A DNA window from Trypanosoma brucei brucei TREU927 chromosome 10, whole genome shotgun sequence contains the following coding sequences:
- a CDS encoding ubiquitin-protein ligase, putative (similar to Thyroid receptor interacting protein 12 (TRIP12). (Swiss-Prot:Q14669) (Homo sapiens); similar to Ubiquitin fusion degradation protein 4 (UB fusion protein 4). (Swiss-Prot:P33202) (Saccharomyces cerevisiae)) — MDEETTFPPQQQGKALISELRSVVNDYRNRKTVEAREKIIAAMDNTCASLCFGDEGFIRNLNPCSLASALVAVLTSTLATDYPEVQCLAVQALALVADLVPRGGFAVVAARGVQPLLLLLKELDASESTTLEELLRCLTNLAFEAHEQLMQHQAFSVIVSIERRLETHRLRMMCLKCLSHLLTLTSPEEWNIYLSKPCSSLMATFHEAVTRLMKDDCAGDRLSKDDEAYLLRLLECVALTFDRVLCSAKMIDRNSRMVEQLVSSLVVVINGAASMGSRGTALRNAACSPLLTLLFTDPAVTVRIFLKCHVLDSIYSNISGLLEKRPKQASYNGAAVISALMEEDLTAVPSVAEEQKVIPLLEFLLVVMPPSCTASDCDYYTTLPHYIWQWEDDFHNWCDCTEDLSKRLEGEYIKQRRLSGYTVFEVSNATSTLKINFSTMRYRSSESLHYPHNISRRPSIAGYIYRRPIRCQCDVKVTPNSSLPVEVALGRLVSLGAGTTTVLDGEPAVVSAGVPTGNAHSNEQSYCESASYSFGNIAAPSSSNQPSRGHGAHNGGVVEERGSHCCCVSVLRSLFRKLKGSGRSTAVPEAGKYGAGSALTSYEVLDDVRVELLRCAATRSNFLQERMIYRIIQQYLPILMRVVDSTANLIIVRHCSVLILRCVDLVIGYFRSGGRDQGQPTRTLWGLFCALGPSLATSLSYLTTSSTTHGSLTLSAAPFREFRCGSAFVLALSALDVTVGTRLPAMNLACETQLTSLSALMMLCSLCPIGVKALTKQQSLALLWKLERITGPAERSSQGGVHLLLEGHRVPPCPFHTKALQIEELRRTLVQQLCSLLWTNARAVDQMLPFKKCCLDISGDDQQDSQLGDSVAMGSPEGSVSPSASCTSLTYISSSGDLDGDTPRSRSTQVIKRLTRINEYMKEHSNDLPVFLYDQPELLKDLASALRSADVREVIGSKMNEVFSQLIKSLLRTICKYTGIGRLEEPRAVERQYSRFQRRTRRNRTMLMVVDYLWTPLRVNLVNTPVQAGKKRSLSKFFRLQKDSTNAADAGSPNAQVRESVLSVLPTTPLSYIAKYIIMRLNEACNNTCDPKSEDAEQQRQQELAEESNFGATLAHQEAADTPVGVNGGVGEETALGGNVINFLNRRESRLSDASDADDEESVTSGDASEFSEGRDGDYLSEHVLSTVSATVSMVPQAPSNICSGPLGGLRASQVEGSTSTTITIDNVVFFCGGKPVTDLSISVLDLCGSSYCQASGWSDLHQSDSDENCGDNAPVRHTSGERLHYLMKNVLSLWSSVHTINYSIVGMRANEERRGTDGEEVLDMNENSPVEVFSRLSYSPRGTPFLWAAADLLNEMGQLVRAAGGALSMDDPLVSSALFHEFYNHFGVLMLPALAYGIIHAYLADQQDRYLISSVLWKYPQTFSYEIRRTLLHLLLSVRRIHTPAIVKLKEWASGSSPIPPVQGLEWLRPDLNMRGTYRVRVQRFNIFESGARVLRRHAMCPLTLSVEFENELGVGAGPAVEFYNLLARKFQDVQLHMWRTEEFTDESAKTARRVQLPLFPSLFQDDESLSNFELLGMLVGRVLMEERVVDLPLSECFLRGILGDLDDTNRLPYIDPQLDKQLDSLLKLTANELEECELMFVIQHGDAEHNGGIVELCPNGATTQVSAMNVNEYVQEVRRYYSKTALARPVSHFIQGLRYTLIPYHLRLFDARELQLVISGPEGKIWESAGDLLTVITTNHGYDKNSLVVAYFVEVVSSWDVSLQRSFLRFVTGSTRIPIGGLRPPITVVRRSVEVAPGEATNQLDTTNNFLMDDRAEVLQNLMDASLPTVNTCAHYLKLPNYSSKKILEERLKLAITEGQGTFSLT, encoded by the coding sequence ATGGACGAAGAAACCACATTTCCACCTCAACAACAAGGGAAAGCGCTGATCTCAGAGCTACGGAGTGTAGTTAATGACTACAGAAATAGGAAAACCGTGGAGGCTCGCGAAAAAATTATAGCAGCGATGGACAACACTTGTGCCTCTCTCTGCTTTGGTGATGAGGGGTTCATCCGCAACTTGAACCCTTGCAGTTTGGCGTCTGCTTTAGTTGCTGTCCTAACAAGTACTCTCGCAACTGATTACCCGGAGGTCCAATGCCTCGCGGTGCAGGCGCTGGCACTTGTGGCAGATCTTGTGCCACGAGGTGGTTTTGCTGTTGTAGCTGCAAGGGGTGTACAACCACTCCTGCTCCTCCTAAAGGAGCTGGATGCGTCAGAAAGCACgacactggaggagttgTTGAGGTGTTTGACAAATCTCGCTTTTGAGGCTCACGAGCAGTTAATGCAACACCAGGCATTTTCTGTTATTGTTTCCATTGAAAGGCGATTGGAAACTCATCGACTGCGTATGATGTGCCTCAAGTGTCTGTCACATCTTCTCACATTGACCTCACCGGAAGAATGGAACATATATCTGTCCAAACCGTGTAGCTCGTTGATGGCAACATTTCATGAGGCGGTGACAAGACTTATGAAAGATGATTGTGCAGGTGATCGTCTGTCAAAAGACGACGAGGCTTATCTGCTGCGACTCCTCGAGTGTGTTGCATTAACGTTTGATAGGGTGCTGTGTTCGGCGAAAATGATCGACAGGAACAGCAGGATGGTAGAGCAGCTTGTTTCGTCTCTCGTAGTGGTTATTAATGGAGCTGCTTCCATGGGTTCGCGCGGCACCGCCCTGCGTAATGCTGCGTGTTCGCCCCTTCTTACCCTTCTGTTCACAGACCCGGCTGTTACAGTGAGGATATTTCTTAAATGCCACGTGTTAGATTCTATATACAGTAACATTTCTGGGCTACTCGAAAAGAGGCCGAAACAGGCTTCTTACAATGGCGCAGCCGTGATCTCTGCTCTCATGGAAGAGGATCTGACGGCCGTGCCGAGCGTAGCTGAGGAACAAAAGGTCATTCCCCTGCTAGAGTTTCTTCTAGTAGTTATGCCACCCTCATGCACTGCAAGTGATTGCGattattacaccaccttaccACACTATATTTGGCAGTGGGAAGATGACTTTCATAACTGGTGTGACTGCACCGAAGACTTAAGCAAACGACTAGAGGGGGAGTACATAAAACAGCGGCgactctcaggatacacagTTTTTGAAGTTTCTAATGCAACATCTACACTGAAGATTAACTTTTCTACCATGCGATACAGAAGCAGCGAAAGCCTGCACTACCCTCACAACATTAGCCGTCGTCCATCTATTGCCGGATATATTTACCGGCGACCCATACGATGCCAGTGCGACGTTAAAGTTACACCGAACTCTTCATTGCCCGTCGAGGTGGCGTTGGGCAGGTTGGTTTCTCTCGGGGCAGGCACCACGACGGTTCTCGACGGTGAACCCGCCGTGGTGTCGGCCGGGGTACCGACGGGAAATGCGCATAGCAACGAACAATCTTATTGTGAAAGTGCATCATATAGTTTTGGCAACATCGCTGCTCCCTCGTCTTCGAACCAACCTTCAAGGGGTCACGGGGCACATAATGGTGGTGTTGTGGAGGAGCGTGGGAGCCATTGCTGTTGTGTCAGCGTTTTGAGGTCACTGTTTCGTAAGTTGAAGGGTTCAGGACGTTCAACCGCAGTTCCCGAGGCCGGAAAATATGGTGCAGGGTCAGCGCTTACATCCTACGAAGTACTCGACGATGTTAGAGTGGAGCTTCTGCGCTGTGCTGCAACTCGTTCCAATTTCTTGCAGGAGCGGATGATCTACAGAATAATCCAACAGTATCTTCCAATTCTTATGCGTGTTGTGGATAGCACAGCCAATCTTATCATCGTACGCCACTGTTCAGTACTGATTTTGCGCTGCGTTGACTTGGTGATAGGTTACTTTCGCTCAGGTGGGAGGGACCAGGGTCAACCTACCAGGACTCTCTGGGGCTTGTTTTGTGCCTTGGGCCCAAGTCTTGCGACGTCATTGTCCTATCTGACAACTTCCAGCACGACTCACGGATCGCTGACGCTATCGGCAGCACCCTTCAGGGAATTCCGGTGCGGTAGTGCGTTTGTGCTCGCGTTGTCAGCTTTAGACGTGACAGTTGGAACCCGGTTACCAGCAATGAATCTTGCTTGTGAAACTCAGCTGACCTCATTGAGTGCCCTGATGATGCTTTGCAGTCTCTGCCCCATAGGCGTGAAGGCGCTGACGAAGCAGCAGTCGCTCGCGTTATTGTGGAAACTGGAAAGGATTACTGGTCCCGCTGAACGCAGTTCACAAGGTGGCGTCCACCTGTTGCTTGAAGGACATAGAGTCCCGCCGTGTCCCTTTCACACGAAGGCACTGCAAATTGAGGAACTGCGCAGAACGCTGGTTCAGCAGCTTTGTTCGTTACTGTGGACAAATGCAAGGGCGGTAGATCAAATGTTGCCCTTCAAAAAATGTTGTTTGGACATATCTGGAGACGATCAACAGGATAGTCAGCTTGGGGATTCCGTCGCCATGGGTTCACCTGAGGGGAGTGTGTCACCGAGTGCCAGTTGCACGAGCCTCACGTATATTTCTTCCAGTGGCGATCTGGACGGTGACACACCGCGTTCTCGCAGCACTCAGGTGATTAAACGATTAACACGGATCAATGAGTACATGAAAGAGCACAGTAATGATCTCCCCGTGTTCTTGTATGATCAGCCGGAGCTGCTGAAGGATCTCGCTAGTGCTTTGCGCAGTGCTGATGTAAGGGAGGTGATTGGTTCAAAGATGAATGAGGTCTTTTCCCAACTGATAAAGAGTTTGCTCCGCACCATCTGCAAGTACACGGGAATTGGCAGACTAGAGGAACCCCGCGCCGTAGAGCGTCAGTATTCGCGGTTTCAACGCCGTACCCGACGCAACAGGACTATGTTGATGGTGGTTGACTACCTGTGGACGCCTCTTCGGGTGAATCTTGTTAATACCCCTGTTCAAGCAGGTAAGAAGAGGAGTTTGTCTAAATTCTTTCGCTTGCAGAAAGACTCCACCAATGCGGCTGATGCGGGCTCACCAAATGCTCAGGTGAGGGAATCAGTGTTAAGCGTACTCCCAACGACTCCATTGAGTTACATTGCAAAGTATATTATAATGCGGTTAAATGAAGCTTGCAACAACACGTGTGACCCCAAATCAGAGGACGcggagcagcagcggcagcaagaATTAGCTGAGGAAAGTAATTTCGGGGCGACGTTAGCCCACCAGGAGGCAGCCGACACTCCAGTTGGTGTCAATGGCGGCGTTGGTGAAGAAACTGCACTGGGAGGCAACGTGATAAACTTTTTAAACCGCAGAGAGTCTAGGTTGTCGGATGCTTCGGATGCCGACGACGAGGAAAGCGTGACTTCTGGTGATGCATCTGAGTTTTCGGAAGGCCGCGACGGGGATTACTTAAGTGAACATGTTCTCAGCACTGTGTCGGCAACCGTTTCTATGGTGCCTCAAGCGCCCTCAAATATTTGCAGTGGGCCTTTAGGTGGACTGAGGGCCTCACAAGTTGAAGGTAGCACTTCCACCACAATTACCATCGACAATGTTGTCTTCTTCTGCGGGGGCAAGCCCGTAACAGACTTAAGCATATCCGTTTTAGACCTTTGTGGGAGTTCCTATTGTCAAGCTTCTGGTTGGTCCGATCTCCACCAGAGTGATTCCGACGAGAATTGCGGTGATAATGCACCTGTACGACACACTAGTGGTGAACGACTTCACTACTTGATGAAAAATGTGCTTTCACTGTGGTCATCTGTACATACAATTAACTATTCCATTGTAGGAATGCGTGCCAATGAAGAGCGACGCGGTACAGATGGCGAAGAGGTGTTGGATATGAATGAAAATTCCCCGGTCGAAGTTTTTTCTCGTTTGTCGTACTCCCCCAGAGGAACCCCATTTTTGTGGGCTGCGGCGGACCTTCTGAATGAAATGGGCCAGTTAGTGCGCGCTGCAGGTGGTGCTCTCTCCATGGATGATCCACTGGTGTCGAGCGCTTTGTTCCATGAATTCTACAATCACTTTGGTGTGTTGATGTTGCCCGCACTCGCGTATGGTATTATCCACGCCTACCTGGCGGATCAGCAGGACCGTTATCTCATTAGCTCCGTCCTTTGGAAGTACCCACAAACTTTCAGCTACGAAATTAGGCGGACACTGCTGCATTTGCTACTTTCAGTCCGACGTATACACACGCCAGCAATAGTTAAGTTGAAAGAATGGGCGTCAGGCTCAAGTCCCATACCTCCTGTCCAGGGTTTAGAATGGCTACGGCCCGATTTGAACATGCGTGGAACTTACAGGGTTCGAGTGCAGAGGTTTAACATTTTTGAGAGCGGCGCACGTGTGCTTCGTCGTCATGCAATGTGTCCACTTACGCTAAGTGTGGAGTTTGAGAATGAGCTTGGTGTTGGGGCGGGACCTGCAGTGGAGTTCTATAATTTATTGGCGAGGAAATTTCAAGACGTGCAACTTCACATGTGGCGCACAGAGGAATTCACCGATGAATCTGCTAAAACCGCGCGGCGCGTTCAACTCCCGCTGTTCCCTTCACTATTTCAGGATGACGAATCGCTTTCCAATTTTGAGCTCCTCGGGATGTTAGTGGGACGGGTGCTAATGGAGGAACGTGTGGTGGACCTTCCGCTGAGTGAGTGCTTTCTTCGTGGCATTCTAGGAGACTTGGATGACACTAACCGGCTGCCATATATCGATCCCCAACTCGATAAGCAGCTGGATTCATTGCTTAAACTCACGGCCAATGAACTAGAGGAATGCGAACTAATGTTCGTAATTCAGCACGGGGACGCGGAGCACAACGGGGGTATTGTAGAACTCTGCCCTAACGGGGCCACAACTCAGGTTTCTGCTATGAATGTCAATGAGTATGTTCAGGAGGTGCGGCGGTACTATTCGAAGACGGCCCTCGCACGGCCCGTCTCGCATTTCATCCAGGGACTCCGGTATACACTTATTCCTTACCATCTGCGACTCTTTGATGCCAGAGAGCTCCAGCTTGTCATATCGGGACCCGAAGGGAAGATATGGGAAAGTGCAGGAGACCTTCTGACCGTCATTACAACTAACCACGGTTATGACAAAAACTCCCTGGTTGTGGCTTATTTTGTGGAAGTGGTTAGCAGCTGGGATGTTTCTCTACAGCGGTCCTTCCTGCGCTTTGTGACGGGCTCCACTCGCATTCCCATAGGAGGACTGCGACCCCCCATAACAGTGGTACGTCGTTCGGTGGAGGTGGCTCCCGGAGAGGCCACAAACCAGTTGGATACTACAAACAACTTTCTGATGGACGATCGAGCTGAGGTGTTACAAAACCTAATGGACGCCTCACTTCCTACCGTGAACACATGTGCGCACTACCTTAAACTTCCAAACTATAGTTCAAAGAAAATACTGGAGGAGAGGCTGAAATTGGCCATAACAGAGGGACAGGGTACATTCTCGCTAACGTAG
- a CDS encoding gamma-tubulin complex subunit, putative (gamma-tubulin complex subunit 2 (curated by B. Wickstead, Univ. of Oxford); similar to Gamma-tubulin complex component 2 (GCP-2) (Spindle pole body proteinSpc97 homolog) (hSpc97) (hGCP2) (h103p) (Swiss- Prot:Q9BSJ2) (Homo sapiens)) produces the protein MTTHLWANFVTSLESRGISFQHVQHASDRSAVISAAGFGDPISVAILETEWMKRCAPTSTQHASPVGVSDKGAFAPPPPLQAPQTAAATVSSPTRLAPQFSDHTKLEDVPEEIQDRVITAEVLAAAVGNGGSLLQASRDGFVVSRYVPVSMRGLCKTIVPIADSFVALRKVERAEYMGKSLVAMALGEAVSEICTSYAHEIANLQRWSQKKAMPLMGVVSEVLRAGHHIVRLRQVLPTDSILEEEGTLSMAGWRLLNHIHEQAEKHSGSREDDELLNLLLRRASVPYLRVLHRWVHEGVVEDPYGEFFISDASLPTGAASTTTAAPVSAVAGMKKSAVRRIFPPCGGGGDDYGETGMDDAHAFERRFSMNKNMVPNFILTNTKMAKIVFYTGKYCCLLREYNGALPSFGELSNQILIWSGVDELHRRIEESYEIASGEVLQLFLGPQVDLLGHLTSLKSYFLHQRSDWLIDFLDSAEELLLKSPFQVKAHSVRVLLQAAIARCCGKDLYHTLIGCSFSGTTVAQDIINSHERQNDESPQRASTNGRRSATRIETRCCIELLQLEADLKWPLTMVIDPPVLEQFNIVFRLFTWLKTCERDVTTSWTGDTDLDPHYQRAYIIKHQLIQFIRQFQFYAAHFVVEPLWGRMMNRICQADSIFAVNSALKDFFKGIELGLVLSSATRFRSLARILEIASVFSETGRPGAAQGLSEQRLQEILQDVETQFLKALSELASPVGADYPQLVPLLTWIDFSGYYDRNGVYRVLYSASAATEPVSSSATDRRKR, from the coding sequence ATGACGACCCACTTGTGGGCAAATTTTGTTACATCCCTGGAGTCCCGTGGCATCTCATTTCAGCACGTGCAACACGCATCTGACCGGAGTGCCGTAATTTCAGCGGCAGGCTTTGGGGACCCCATTAGCGTTGCTATTTTGGAGACGGAATGGATGAAGCGTTGTGCACCCACCAGCACCCAACATGCTTCACCCGTGGGCGTATCCGACAAGGGCGCATTTGCCCCTCCACCTCCTCTCCAAGCGCCACAGACTGCTGCGGCAACCGTGAGCAGTCCCACAAGGCTCGCCCCCCAGTTTTCTGACCACACGAAACTGGAAGACGTTCCCGAGGAAATTCAAGATCGTGTCATCACAGCGGAGGTACTAGCCGCAGCCGTCGGCAACGGTGGCTCGCTTTTGCAGGCATCACGGGACGGTTTCGTGGTATCGAGATATGTGCCCGTTTCGATGCGCGGCCTCTGCAAGACCATAGTTCCCATCGCAGACTCTTTCGTAGCGCTACGGAAAGTTGAACGTGCAGAGTATATGGGAAAGAGCCTTGTTGCTATGGCTCTGGGTGAAGCGGTATCAGAAATTTGCACCAGTTACGCACACGAGATTGCAAACCTGCAGAGGTGGTCCCAAAAGAAAGCAATGCCGCTGATGGGGGTCGTCTCAGAAGTTCTTCGTGCCGGCCACCACATCGTGCGGTTGCGGCAGGTACTGCCCACAGATTCAATTctggaggaagaaggaacaCTCTCCATGGCTGGGTGGCGGTTGCTCAACCACATCCATGAACAGGCTGAAAAACATTCGGGAAGCAGGGAGGACGATGAATTGCTGAACTTGTTACTTAGACGAGCATCAGTACCATACCTGCGGGTGTTGCACAGGTGGGTGCACGAGGGAGTAGTTGAGGACCCGTACGGAGAGTTTTTCATATCAGACGCATCCCTCCCCACTGGAGCAGCATCCACTACCACCGCAGCACCAGTTTCTGCTGTGGCAGGTATGAAAAAGAGTGCAGTGAGGCGCATATTTCCCCCGTGTGGCGGAGGAGGCGACGATTACGGCGAGACAGGAATGGATGATGCGCATGCCTTTGAACGGCGCTTCTCGATGAATAAGAACATGGTTCCTAATTTTAttctcacaaacacaaagatGGCGAAGATAGTGTTCTATACCGGCAAATACTGCTGCCTGCTGCGGGAGTACAACGGCGCTCTCCCATCGTTCGGGGAATTATCGAACCAAATACTTATATGGTCTGGTGTTGACGAGTTGCATCGGCGTATAGAGGAGTCATATGAAATTGCGAGTGGAGAGGTGTTACAGTTGTTTCTGGGACCGCAGGTCGATCTTTTGGGGCACCTTACATCGTTGAAGAGTTATTTCTTGCACCAACGTAGCGACTGGCTGATCGATTTTTTAGACAGTGCTGAGGAACTTCTCCTGAAGTCACCTTTTCAGGTGAAGGCGCATTCCGTTCGCGTGTTACTCCAAGCAGCAATCGCTAGGTGCTGTGGGAAAGACTTGTACCATACTCTCATTGGATGCAGCTTCTCGGGCACAACTGTTGCACAAGACATTATCAACTCACACGAACGGCAGAACGACGAGTCCCCTCAACGCGCATCCACAAACGGCAGGAGGAGCGCCACGCGTATTGAGACACGTTGTTGTATAGAGCTGCTTCAACTTGAGGCTGACCTAAAATGGCCACTCACAATGGTCATTGACCCCCCTGTTCTTGAGCAGTTCAACATCGTCTTCCGTCTTTTCACGTGGCTGAAAACCTGTGAACGGGACGTTACCACGTCGTGGACGGGGGATACCGATTTGGATCCTCACTACCAGCGTGCATATATCATTAAGCATCAACTCATTCAGTTCATCAGGCAATTTCAGTTCTATGCAGCACATTTCGTTGTGGAGCCGCTTTGGGGTCGGATGATGAATCGGATATGCCAGGCTGATAGCATTTTCGCCGTAAATAGTGCATTGAAAGATTTCTTCAAGGGTATCGAGCTTGGTCTGGTGCTTTCTAGCGCCACTCGTTTCCGTAGTCTCGCACGTATTCTGGAGATAGCCTCCGTTTTCAGTGAAACAGGGAGACCAGGTGCGGCCCAGGGGCTTAGCGAGCAACGGCTGCAGGAAATATTACAGGATGTGGAAACGCAGTTTCTTAAAGCTCTTTCCGAGCTCGCTTCCCCTGTGGGAGCCGACTATCCACAACTTGTGCCGCTTTTGACGTGGATTGACTTCAGCGGCTATTACGACCGCAACGGAGTATACCGCGTGCTGTACTCCGCAAGTGCCGCTACCGAACCGGTGTCTTCCTCAGCCACGGACAGGCGAAAGCGTTGA
- a CDS encoding ATP-dependent DEAD/H RNA helicase, putative, translating to MSLKKKTLKQRLRKNEMRQRQKVSKDVRKRVRTGRRQCNRFDDIESGSRPLQELVEEIAAGSAAPTREVALDPRSLTDLLLQTSASLSNTNSGGKTAAKPNVGRGNSESDGKPRLVLPEAPLPEDHPLALPEVQLGEDELGGGKDTNSVPGGKNQYRHHGDPYVFWERVGLHPLLLKALRTMRFTHPTPVQEEVLPSVLSQNVDGRAVGGKEKITPGKGKSGGRGWEKDVIISAETGSGKTLAFAIPILQHVLTNVLVNEVTQGPDGKIGNEETANAAKGKEGKGKKTKGGGKSTERGKSESFKKSRKRLREGEEEGEQLTTAPPTTTFKLQGRLMQALIVSPTRELALQISEAMQQLVQHAPQVIVGCVVGGMAPEKQQRVLNRHPHVLICTPGRLWELMQKNEGCYLGHSLSRRLSYVVLDEADKLLQSGRFEELKNLLERIHCEILPAGYVQEREEGAEAGDAELEAGFWDAEKQKFVPFPKDSPTGDDDKKETPQLRTSRKDEPRLIPMPPDPPEGHRVTTFVTSATLSLQTNYVRRDMRAKKTVIRTSNEDTMGKVLQQLEIKPSNAHVFTISPKVDVAAKIHETYLRCPGDSKDLYLYYFLKMYRERSIVFVNAISMLRRLVKLLEVLGIPVAGLHASLQQRQRLKFIDKFRKGEKRVLVATDIASRGLDVEGVRYVVHFQVPRSTDAYIHRCGRTARCGGTGLSLLMVNAQEHVSFTKLMGSLGRSTGDLEVFALQPTIVHQLHAHLKVALQIDKLQKEIDKSRANNNWARRMSREADVDVDDLIDDDADTENKAKEKAIKILRRRLMLLGEKDMGTSGGKGSFRSSAQAIGAKQAESKLVERAQLQVTQKPKKGSKVVKKAGARKNTEKE from the coding sequence ATGTCACTGAAGAAGAAGACGCTAAAGCAGCGTCTTCGTAAGAATGAAATGAGGCAACGGCAGAAGGTCTCCAAAGATGTTCGGAAGCGCGTGCGTACCGGTCGCCGTCAATGCAATCGCTTCGACGACATTGAAAGCGGGTCACGGCCCCTTCAAGAGTTAGTCGAGGAAATAGCAGCAGGTTCGGCCGCCCCTACGCGTGAAGTGGCCTTAGACCCACGAAGCCTTACCGATCTACTCCTTCAAACTTCAGCTTCTCTCAGTAACACCAACAGTGGTGgtaaaacagcagcaaaacctAATGTTGGCAGGGGCAACAGTGAGTCTGATGGTAAACCAAGATTAGTCCTTCCGGAGGCACCGCTTCCAGAGGACCATCCCCTCGCTCTGCCAGAGGTTCAACTCGGTGAAGACGAGCTGGGCGGTGGGAAGGACACTAACTCAGTtccagggggaaaaaatcagTATCGGCACCACGGTGATCCGTACGTCTTCTGGGAGCGTGTTGGGCTTCATCCACTCCTTCTTAAAGCCTTGAGAACTATGCGTTTCACCCATCCGACTCCCGTTCAGGAAGAGGTGCTTCCAAGTGTTCTCTCACAAAACGTTGATGGTCGTGCAgttggagggaaagaaaagattacCCCTGGAAAGGGCAAGTCTGGAGGACGTGGTTGGGAAAAAGATGTTATCATCTCTGCGGAGACTGGAAGTGGAAAGACTTTGGCCTTCGCAATCCCTATTCTGCAACATGTTTTGACCAACGTGCTGGTGAATGAAGTAACGCAAGGTCCGGACGGGAAAATTGGAAACGAGGAGACGGCGAATGCagcaaagggaaaggagggtaaggggaaaaaaacaaaaggtggaggaaaatctactgaaagggggaaaagtgaaagctttaaaaaaagtcgAAAGCGGCTGCGCgaaggagaggaggaaggggaacaGCTCACTACAGCACCTCCCACAACTACCTTCAAACTTCAAGGTCGGCTCATGCAAGCGCTGATTGTTTCACCAACTCGTGAGTTGGCACTCCAAATTAGCGAGGCGATGCAGCAGCTTGTACAACACGCTCCTCAGGTTATCGTTGGTTGTGTTGTTGGTGGCATGGCAccagaaaagcaacaacgtGTGCTCAACCGCCACCCGCATGTTCTCATATGCACACCAGGTCGCCTCTGGGAACTGATGCAAAAGAACGAGGGATGCTATTTGGGTCACAGCCTCAGCCGACGCCTTTCTTATGTAGTTCTTGATGAAGCCGATAAGCTCCTGCAGTCCGGTCGTTTCGAGGAGCTGAAAAATTTGCTGGAGCGTATCCACTGCGAAATATTACCCGCCGGTTACGTGCAGGAGCGGGAGGAAGGGGCGGAGGCGGGAGATGCAGAGCTTGAGGCCGGTTTTTGGGATGCGGAAAAGCAGAAGTTTGTGCCTTTTCCAAAGGATTCTCCCACTGGCGACGACGATAAGAAGGAAACGCCTCAGCTAAGGACTTCCAGGAAGGATGAGCCCCGCCTCATTCCAATGCCGCCAGATCCACCGGAAGGTCATCGCGTCACAACGTTTGTTACTAGTGCAACACTTTCGCTTCAAACAAACTATGTGCGGAGAGACATGCGCGCCAAGAAAACTGTGATCCGTACCTCCAATGAAGACACAATGGGGAAAGTGTTACAGCAGTTGGAAATAAAGCCTTCAAACGCCCACGTCTTCACTATTTCACCCAAAGTTGATGTTGCCGCCAAAATACATGAGACGTACCTTCGTTGTCCCGGGGACAGTAAAGACCTTTATTTGTATTATTTCCTCAAGATGTACCGTGAGAGGTCGATTGTGTTTGTTAATGCCATATCTATGCTTCGTCGCCTTGTAAAGTTGTTAGAAGTGTTGGGCATACCTGTGGCTGGTCTGCACGCTTCACttcagcaacggcagcggctAAAGTTCATTGACAAGTTTAGAAAGGGCGAGAAGCGTGTTCTGGTGGCTACCGACATCGCCTCTCGCGGGTTGGACGTGGAAGGAGTTCGGTACGTGGTTCACTTTCAGGTTCCGCGTTCTACCGATGCTTACATCCACCGCTGCGGTCGCACAGCACGGTGTGGAGGGACTGgtctttctcttcttatGGTAAATGCGCAAGAACATGTCTCATTTACAAAGCTAATGGGCTCTCTCGGGCGCAGCACTGGCGATTTGGAAGTGTTTGCACTTCAACCAACCATCGTTCATCAACTGCATGCACATCTAAAAGTAGCTTTGCAGATTGATAAGCTGCAAAAAGAGATTGACAAATCAAGGGCAAATAATAATTGGGCGCGCCGCATGAGCCGTGAGGCCGATGTGGATGTCGACGATTTGATCGACGATGACGCAGACACTGAAAATAAGGCGAAGGAAAAAGCAATCAAGATACTACGTAGACGTCTGATGCTTCTAGGAGAAAAAGATATGGGGACGTCAGGTGGAAAAGGAAGTTTCCGCAGCAGCGCCCAGGCGATAGGCGCAAAGCAGGCCGAATCCAAGCTTGTTGAACGTGCTCAACTGCAGGTTACTCAGAAGCCTAAGAAAGGGTCCAAGGTTGTGAAGAAAGCTGGAGCCCGAAAAAATACAGAGAAGGAGTAG